One Orrella dioscoreae genomic window carries:
- the recQ gene encoding DNA helicase RecQ encodes MSDTRALEVLQRVFGYESFRGEQQAIVQQVIDGGDALVLMPTGGGKSLCYQVPALVRPGTGIVVSPLIALMQDQVDALTELGVRAAFLNSTQDWNATREVEQAFLAGELDLLYVAPERLVTDRCLSLLERGRIALFAIDEAHCVSQWGHDFRPEYLQLSMLHEQWPDVPRIALTATATDVTRTEIAQRLALDDARHFIASFDRPNIRYRIVEKNDVRRQLLDFLRTEHAGDAGVVYCLSRSRVEDTAAYLSAQGISALPYHAGLPAPVRAANQSRFLREDGIVMVATIAFGMGIDKPDVRFVAHIDLPKSVEGYYQETGRAGRDGLPANAWLAYGLQDVVQQRRMIDDSPGDDAFRRRLGAQLDAMLGLCETVECRRQRLLAYFGQRITPCGNCDTCLEPPQAWDGTVAAQKVLSAVYRLWKERGQRYGAGHIIDILRGKKNERTAQHGHETLSVFGVGADLSDTAWRSVLRQLLAQGLLTVDTEGYGTLALTEGSRAVLKGERTLMLRRESERAAARNRAATPRSKPAVADLPAEAQALFESLRAWRGDVARNHGVPAYVIFHDATLREIALARPESLEDLGHVSGVGARKLEAYGDDILECVAQAA; translated from the coding sequence ATGTCTGATACCCGTGCCCTGGAAGTCCTGCAGCGGGTCTTCGGCTATGAATCCTTTCGCGGCGAGCAGCAGGCCATCGTCCAGCAGGTCATCGATGGCGGCGACGCCCTCGTGCTCATGCCCACGGGTGGCGGCAAGTCCCTGTGCTATCAGGTGCCTGCCCTGGTGCGGCCCGGCACCGGCATCGTGGTGTCGCCCCTCATCGCCCTCATGCAGGACCAGGTCGACGCGCTGACCGAACTCGGCGTGCGCGCGGCTTTCCTGAATTCCACCCAGGACTGGAATGCCACCCGCGAGGTGGAGCAAGCCTTCCTGGCGGGCGAGCTGGACCTGCTGTACGTCGCGCCCGAACGCCTGGTCACCGACCGCTGCCTGTCGCTGCTCGAGCGCGGCCGCATCGCGCTTTTCGCCATTGACGAGGCGCACTGCGTGTCGCAATGGGGGCACGACTTCCGTCCGGAGTACCTGCAGCTGTCCATGCTGCACGAGCAGTGGCCCGACGTGCCGCGCATCGCCCTCACGGCCACGGCCACCGACGTCACGCGCACCGAGATCGCGCAGCGCCTGGCGCTGGACGACGCGCGGCATTTCATCGCCAGCTTCGATCGTCCCAACATCCGCTACCGCATCGTCGAGAAGAACGACGTGCGCCGCCAGTTGCTGGATTTCCTGCGCACCGAACACGCGGGCGATGCCGGCGTGGTGTATTGCCTCTCGCGTTCCCGCGTGGAAGACACCGCCGCCTATCTCAGCGCGCAGGGCATCTCGGCCTTGCCGTACCACGCGGGCCTGCCCGCGCCGGTGCGCGCGGCCAACCAGTCGCGCTTCCTGCGCGAAGACGGCATCGTCATGGTGGCCACCATCGCCTTCGGCATGGGCATCGACAAGCCCGACGTGCGCTTCGTGGCGCACATCGACCTGCCGAAGTCGGTCGAGGGCTACTACCAGGAAACCGGCCGCGCCGGCCGCGATGGCCTGCCGGCCAACGCCTGGCTGGCCTATGGCCTGCAGGACGTCGTGCAGCAGCGCCGCATGATCGACGACTCGCCGGGCGACGATGCCTTCCGCCGCCGCCTGGGGGCGCAGCTGGACGCCATGCTGGGCCTGTGCGAGACCGTGGAGTGCCGGCGCCAGCGCCTGCTGGCCTATTTCGGGCAGCGGATCACGCCTTGCGGCAACTGCGACACCTGCCTTGAACCGCCGCAGGCCTGGGATGGCACGGTGGCCGCGCAGAAAGTGCTGTCGGCGGTGTATCGCCTGTGGAAGGAGCGCGGGCAGCGTTACGGCGCAGGCCACATCATCGATATCCTGCGCGGAAAAAAAAACGAACGCACGGCGCAACACGGCCATGAAACCCTGAGCGTCTTCGGCGTGGGCGCGGACCTGTCCGACACCGCCTGGCGCAGCGTGTTGCGGCAGCTGCTGGCCCAGGGCCTGCTCACCGTGGATACCGAAGGCTATGGCACGCTGGCGCTGACTGAAGGCAGCCGCGCGGTGCTCAAGGGCGAACGCACGCTGATGTTGCGCCGCGAGTCCGAGCGCGCCGCGGCGCGCAACCGGGCGGCCACGCCGCGCAGCAAGCCGGCGGTCGCCGACCTGCCCGCCGAGGCCCAGGCCCTGTTCGAGTCCCTGCGCGCCTGGCGCGGCGACGTCGCGCGCAATCACGGCGTGCCCGCCTACGTCATCTTCCACGACGCCACCTTGCGCGAAATCGCGCTGGCGCGGCCCGAAAGCCTGGAAGACCTCGGGCACGTCAGCGGCGTGGGGGCGCGCAAGCTGGAGGCCTACGGCGACGACATCCTGGAGTGCGTGGCGCAGGCGGCCTGA
- a CDS encoding response regulator: MESSRIKLLVVDDDPALRQLLADYLNRHGYDTLLAPDATDLATRIARYAPDLLVLDRMLPGGDGADACRRLREQGEDIPVVLLTARDETVDRIIGLEAGADDYLGKPFDPRELLARIEAVLRRKSGPSALTKDAPVPFGPFIFDPVTRQLTREGEVVRLTGGEINLLEALVRNAGKPLSRERLLALARDDDAGERNDRAIDIAILRLRRAIEDDPKQPRWIQTVWGIGYRFAP; encoded by the coding sequence ATGGAATCCTCTCGCATCAAGCTGCTGGTGGTCGACGACGACCCTGCCCTGCGCCAGTTGCTGGCCGACTACCTGAACCGGCACGGCTACGACACCCTGCTCGCGCCCGACGCCACCGACCTGGCCACGCGCATCGCGCGCTACGCCCCCGACCTGCTCGTGCTGGACCGCATGCTGCCGGGCGGCGACGGGGCGGATGCCTGCCGCCGCCTGCGCGAGCAGGGCGAGGACATCCCGGTCGTGCTGCTGACCGCGCGCGACGAAACAGTCGACCGCATCATCGGCCTGGAGGCCGGCGCCGACGACTACCTGGGCAAGCCCTTCGATCCGCGCGAACTGCTGGCCCGCATCGAAGCGGTCTTGCGGCGCAAGAGCGGTCCCTCCGCGCTGACCAAGGACGCCCCCGTCCCCTTCGGCCCCTTCATCTTCGACCCCGTCACGCGCCAGCTGACCCGCGAAGGCGAAGTCGTGCGCCTGACCGGCGGCGAGATCAACCTGCTGGAAGCGCTGGTGCGCAACGCCGGCAAGCCGCTCTCGCGCGAGCGCCTGCTGGCGCTGGCGCGCGACGACGACGCGGGCGAACGCAATGACCGCGCCATCGACATCGCCATCCTGCGCCTGCGCCGCGCCATCGAGGACGACCCCAAGCAGCCGCGCTGGATCCAGACCGTCTGGGGCATCGGCTACCGCTTCGCGCCATGA
- a CDS encoding ATP-binding protein: MSGTRPPEGAPPAPASAAKPSSRLRLLLTALLPRTLHARLITLVLGTVLLAQAATLASISHYQRHYLDAVAVDLIATTIRTLQASVGIVPPEHRVEFVKRASQNQWRLWWRRLPADAKLQRRERDGRPPPPPPWWDRGHDDIRRSLRSLVDRLNSHLGEDTRVALSRGPRPQLFISLSTQFNQLDPADSEWLVIPLDRIDPPVSGPLYAVWFGGLGLVLLVAVGFSWHISRPITRLAQAADQLAAGQPSRVKPSGPQETQVLGERFNAMLDALAESESVRRTLLAGLPHDLKGPLSRMWLRIEMAEDPALKDGLRKDLKDMQGMVDQFIGFVRGTDPGTYRYTDWVINDWLTERVGAWEGSGAAVTLTDRTAMPLTVHADAAALERLLDNLVGNALHHGAPPVDVALRRQDQWLCLSVSDHGSGIPPDRREDARRPFSRLDDARTRTGNVGLGLALVDAIARAHDGRMSLEEAESGGLRVEVWLPIQSAAG; the protein is encoded by the coding sequence ATGAGCGGCACGCGGCCACCCGAAGGCGCCCCGCCCGCCCCAGCCAGCGCCGCCAAGCCCTCGTCCCGGCTCCGCCTCCTGCTCACGGCGCTGCTGCCCCGCACGCTGCACGCCCGCCTCATCACCCTGGTGCTGGGCACGGTCCTGCTGGCCCAGGCCGCCACGCTGGCCAGCATCTCGCACTACCAGCGCCACTACCTGGACGCCGTGGCCGTGGACCTCATCGCCACCACGATCCGCACGCTGCAGGCCTCGGTGGGCATCGTCCCGCCCGAGCACCGCGTGGAGTTCGTCAAGCGCGCCTCGCAGAACCAGTGGCGCCTGTGGTGGCGCCGCCTGCCTGCCGACGCCAAGCTGCAACGGCGCGAACGCGACGGCCGCCCGCCCCCGCCTCCGCCCTGGTGGGACCGGGGCCATGACGACATCCGCCGCAGCCTGCGCAGCCTGGTCGACCGCCTGAACAGCCACCTGGGCGAGGACACCCGCGTGGCGCTGTCGCGCGGCCCGCGCCCGCAGCTTTTCATTTCGCTCTCCACCCAGTTCAACCAGCTGGACCCCGCCGACAGCGAATGGCTGGTCATCCCGCTGGACCGCATCGACCCGCCGGTGTCGGGACCGCTCTACGCCGTCTGGTTCGGGGGCCTTGGCCTGGTGCTGCTGGTCGCGGTGGGCTTCTCGTGGCACATCTCGCGTCCCATCACCCGTCTGGCCCAGGCCGCCGACCAGTTGGCGGCGGGCCAGCCCAGCCGGGTCAAGCCCTCGGGGCCGCAGGAAACCCAGGTACTGGGCGAACGCTTCAACGCCATGCTGGACGCGCTGGCCGAATCGGAAAGCGTGCGCCGCACGCTGCTGGCCGGCCTGCCCCACGACCTGAAAGGCCCGCTGTCGCGGATGTGGCTGCGCATCGAGATGGCCGAGGACCCGGCGCTGAAGGACGGCCTGCGCAAGGACCTGAAGGACATGCAGGGCATGGTCGACCAGTTCATCGGCTTCGTGCGCGGCACCGACCCGGGCACCTACCGCTACACGGACTGGGTCATCAACGACTGGCTGACCGAACGCGTCGGCGCCTGGGAAGGCAGTGGCGCCGCCGTGACGCTGACCGACCGCACCGCCATGCCCCTGACAGTGCACGCCGACGCCGCGGCCCTGGAGCGCCTGCTGGACAACCTGGTCGGCAACGCGCTGCACCACGGCGCGCCGCCCGTGGACGTGGCGCTGCGACGCCAGGACCAATGGCTGTGCCTGAGCGTCTCGGACCACGGCAGCGGCATTCCCCCGGACCGCCGCGAAGACGCCCGCCGCCCCTTCAGCCGCCTGGACGACGCCCGCACTCGCACGGGCAACGTCGGGTTGGGGCTGGCGCTGGTGGATGCGATTGCGCGGGCGCACGATGGACGGATGTCGCTGGAGGAGGCGGAGAGCGGGGGGCTTCGGGTGGAAGTGTGGCTGCCGATACAGTCTGCCGCTGGCTAG
- a CDS encoding glutamine--tRNA ligase/YqeY domain fusion protein — protein sequence MSTATPAAPATNFLRQIIEADLAQGRHAQRRWAGTPGPASVQAQGEPDVARIRTRFPPEPNGYLHIGHAKSICVNFGLARDYGGICHLRFDDTNPEKEEQEYVDAIAEAVQWLGFDWHAQGKDHLYFASDYFTYMFEFAEALVLAGHAYVDEQSAEQTRANRGTLTEPGVDSPWRDRPAEESLARLRDMRDGKFPDGSMVLRAKIDMASPNMNLRDPIMYRVRHATHHRTGNDWCIYPLYSWAHPVEDALEGITHSICTLEFEDQRPYYDWILARLAELGKLAQPLPHQYEFARLNLSYIVTSKRKLLQLVQEGHVDGWDDPRMPTLFGLRRRGYTPASIRLFCDRTGVSKSDSRIDYSLLEQAVRDDLDPIAPRTVAVLDPLKLVITNYPEGQTEACTAPRNPHDPSAGVREFPFSRELWIEQDDFREAPPKKYFRLFPGNSVRLKYGYVVTCTGFVKDEAGKVVEVHAEYLPDTKSGTPGADSVKVKGNITWISAAHAVPAEIRLYDRLFADPHPDAGEKNFLDALNPNSIQVVQGLLEPGTVADAGATWQFERLGYFTADRALSTAERPVLNRVTTLRDSWAGSGS from the coding sequence ATGAGCACCGCTACGCCAGCCGCACCCGCCACCAATTTCCTGCGCCAGATCATCGAGGCCGACCTGGCCCAGGGTCGTCATGCCCAACGGCGCTGGGCGGGCACGCCTGGCCCGGCCTCCGTGCAGGCGCAGGGCGAGCCCGACGTGGCCCGCATCCGCACGCGCTTCCCGCCGGAGCCCAACGGCTACCTGCATATCGGCCACGCCAAGAGCATCTGCGTGAACTTCGGCCTGGCGCGCGACTACGGCGGCATCTGCCACCTGCGTTTCGACGACACCAATCCCGAGAAGGAAGAACAGGAGTACGTCGACGCCATCGCCGAGGCCGTGCAATGGCTGGGATTCGACTGGCATGCCCAGGGCAAGGACCATCTGTATTTCGCCAGCGACTACTTCACCTACATGTTCGAGTTCGCCGAGGCGCTGGTGCTGGCCGGCCACGCCTACGTCGACGAACAGAGCGCCGAGCAGACCCGCGCCAACCGTGGCACGCTGACCGAGCCGGGCGTCGATTCGCCCTGGCGCGATCGTCCGGCCGAGGAGTCGCTGGCGCGCCTGCGCGACATGCGCGACGGCAAGTTCCCCGACGGCAGCATGGTGCTGCGCGCCAAGATCGACATGGCGTCGCCCAACATGAACCTGCGCGACCCGATCATGTACCGCGTGCGTCACGCCACGCACCACCGCACCGGCAATGACTGGTGCATCTACCCGCTGTACTCCTGGGCGCATCCGGTCGAGGACGCGCTGGAAGGCATCACGCACAGCATCTGCACGCTGGAGTTCGAAGACCAGCGTCCCTATTACGACTGGATCCTGGCCCGCCTGGCGGAGCTGGGCAAGCTGGCGCAGCCGTTGCCGCACCAGTACGAGTTCGCCCGCCTGAACCTGAGCTACATCGTGACCAGCAAGCGCAAGCTGCTGCAACTGGTGCAGGAAGGCCATGTCGACGGCTGGGACGATCCGCGCATGCCCACGCTGTTCGGCCTGCGCCGCCGTGGCTACACGCCCGCCTCGATCCGGCTGTTCTGCGACCGCACCGGCGTGTCGAAGTCCGATTCGCGCATCGACTACAGCCTGCTCGAACAGGCCGTGCGCGACGACCTCGACCCGATCGCGCCGCGCACGGTGGCGGTGCTGGATCCGCTGAAGCTCGTCATCACGAACTATCCGGAAGGCCAGACCGAGGCCTGCACGGCGCCGCGCAATCCGCACGACCCGTCAGCCGGCGTGCGCGAATTCCCGTTCTCGCGCGAACTGTGGATCGAGCAGGACGATTTCCGCGAAGCGCCGCCGAAGAAGTACTTCCGCCTGTTCCCGGGCAACTCGGTGCGCCTGAAATATGGCTACGTCGTGACCTGCACGGGCTTCGTCAAGGACGAGGCCGGCAAGGTGGTGGAGGTCCACGCCGAATACCTGCCCGACACCAAGAGCGGCACCCCCGGCGCCGACAGCGTGAAGGTCAAGGGCAACATCACCTGGATCAGCGCCGCGCACGCGGTGCCGGCCGAGATCCGCCTGTACGACCGCCTGTTCGCCGATCCGCATCCGGACGCTGGCGAAAAGAATTTCCTCGATGCGCTGAACCCGAACTCGATCCAGGTGGTGCAAGGCCTGCTGGAACCGGGGACCGTCGCTGATGCGGGCGCGACGTGGCAGTTCGAGCGCCTGGGGTATTTCACTGCGGATCGGGCGTTGTCGACTGCCGAGCGGCCTGTGTTGAATCGGGTGACAACGCTGCGGGACTCTTGGGCTGGGTCGGGTAGCTGA
- a CDS encoding cytochrome ubiquinol oxidase subunit I, which yields MDISPLALARTHFLLSLGFHMLFLAIALALAWVLFGLKVRARVSGDAGWTAAYRFWVRFFALAFVLAQVSALPLLFQLGGLWPVMMERVGNVIGPLLGFAVVTVFVVKSCFLGVMLFGQRRVSDLAHTLAVLMVAAGLLLEVFWVVSMISWTHTPAGALLMDGRYVVTDWRAAVLNVSQPWLLASAVLGAALAVSFMMMGVTAWQALSRPLVPGEKMAFRCGLWLACIALVLQVAAGVGTARMIAAEQPAKAAAAAGYWHTGEVPRWVLFGWPDAREQRNRAEVALGSLSPRWLGVTADGEPQGLDKVSGMQPPVPGVFWSFRIMMAAGILMCLVAFITLLRLLRRRLDPSTLPRFWLRVLIGAAPLGAIACVAGWMFSELGRQPYAVYSTVTMSEVVGTTRASILGWSLAGHVLLYAGFLLAFCRMLFHAARYGVVPVRRPGARA from the coding sequence ATGGACATTTCCCCCCTCGCGTTGGCACGCACGCATTTCCTCCTCAGTCTTGGATTCCACATGCTCTTCCTGGCCATCGCCCTGGCGCTGGCCTGGGTGCTGTTCGGCCTGAAAGTGCGCGCCCGCGTCTCGGGCGACGCCGGGTGGACCGCGGCCTATCGCTTCTGGGTCCGCTTCTTCGCCCTGGCGTTCGTGCTGGCGCAGGTGTCCGCCCTGCCCCTGCTGTTCCAACTGGGCGGACTATGGCCAGTCATGATGGAGCGGGTCGGCAATGTCATCGGCCCCCTGCTGGGCTTCGCCGTGGTCACGGTCTTCGTCGTGAAGTCCTGCTTCCTGGGCGTGATGCTGTTCGGCCAGCGCCGCGTGTCCGACCTCGCCCACACGCTGGCCGTGCTGATGGTCGCCGCGGGCCTGCTGCTGGAGGTCTTCTGGGTCGTGTCCATGATTTCCTGGACCCACACCCCCGCTGGCGCCTTGCTGATGGACGGCCGCTATGTCGTGACGGACTGGCGCGCCGCCGTGCTGAACGTCTCGCAGCCCTGGCTGCTGGCCTCGGCCGTGCTCGGCGCGGCGCTGGCCGTCTCCTTCATGATGATGGGCGTGACCGCCTGGCAGGCGCTGTCCCGCCCGCTCGTGCCCGGCGAGAAGATGGCGTTCCGCTGCGGCCTGTGGCTGGCCTGCATCGCCCTGGTCCTGCAGGTCGCGGCCGGCGTGGGCACGGCGCGCATGATCGCCGCCGAACAACCCGCCAAGGCCGCTGCCGCCGCCGGTTACTGGCACACCGGCGAGGTGCCGCGCTGGGTCCTGTTCGGCTGGCCCGACGCGCGCGAGCAGCGCAACCGCGCCGAAGTGGCGCTGGGCAGCCTGTCGCCGCGCTGGCTGGGCGTCACCGCCGACGGCGAGCCGCAAGGCCTGGACAAGGTCTCCGGCATGCAGCCGCCCGTGCCCGGCGTCTTCTGGTCCTTCCGCATCATGATGGCGGCGGGCATCCTGATGTGCCTCGTCGCGTTCATCACCCTGCTGCGGCTGCTCCGCCGCCGCCTGGACCCGTCCACGCTGCCGCGCTTCTGGCTGCGCGTGCTGATCGGCGCGGCGCCGCTGGGCGCGATCGCCTGCGTGGCAGGCTGGATGTTCTCCGAACTGGGACGCCAGCCGTATGCCGTCTACAGCACCGTGACGATGTCCGAGGTGGTGGGCACGACGCGCGCCAGCATCCTGGGGTGGTCGCTGGCCGGCCACGTCCTGCTCTACGCCGGCTTCCTCCTGGCCTTCTGCCGCATGCTGTTCCACGCGGCGCGCTACGGCGTGGTGCCGGTGCGCCGTCCGGGAGCACGCGCATGA
- a CDS encoding cytochrome d ubiquinol oxidase subunit II, producing the protein MIDLLAASMGLNVDDPTFWMPLAFMGIFFALVVAGTLLDGIDLGVGMLLVAAPGDLRSRMMVMLSPWRDANEFWLLLGAGLCAAAFPFAWGVIAGELVLPLALLALGAMLRSVSFEFRTRANAAMRPRWVAGFWLGSVITAFSHGLLLGRVATGYQHSVAHAWFDVFVGLCTVAAYLVLGGSWLIMRVDGPLRQMAVKGARHAIRWTAAGMVAVSVALGLANSGIFYKWGNVSDLTVAVPMWSVMLFCFVLMEVLLGRLARPDQVAWTALPFVLCLILFALMLCGLAYSLFPYLILDNLTLWDGAADVSSLRLVLAATVVAVPVMLVFSLLGYRTLFGQEKAPTGVVLPGGKSQLPGVVAAEGEQRTAG; encoded by the coding sequence ATGATCGACCTGCTTGCCGCCTCGATGGGCCTGAACGTCGATGACCCGACGTTCTGGATGCCGCTGGCCTTCATGGGCATCTTCTTCGCGCTGGTCGTCGCCGGCACGCTGCTCGACGGGATCGACCTGGGCGTGGGCATGCTGCTGGTGGCCGCGCCCGGCGATCTGCGCAGCCGCATGATGGTGATGCTCAGCCCCTGGCGCGACGCCAACGAATTCTGGCTGCTGCTGGGCGCGGGCCTGTGCGCGGCGGCCTTCCCCTTCGCCTGGGGCGTGATCGCCGGCGAGCTGGTGCTGCCGCTAGCCTTGCTGGCACTGGGCGCCATGCTGCGCAGCGTGTCCTTCGAGTTCCGCACTCGCGCCAATGCGGCCATGCGTCCACGCTGGGTCGCCGGCTTCTGGCTGGGCTCGGTGATCACGGCGTTCTCGCACGGCCTGCTGCTGGGCCGCGTGGCGACCGGCTACCAGCACAGCGTGGCGCATGCCTGGTTCGACGTGTTCGTGGGCCTGTGCACGGTGGCCGCCTACCTGGTGCTGGGCGGCAGCTGGCTGATCATGCGCGTGGACGGACCGTTGCGGCAGATGGCGGTGAAAGGCGCCCGCCATGCGATCCGCTGGACCGCCGCGGGCATGGTGGCGGTGTCCGTGGCGCTGGGCCTGGCCAACTCGGGCATTTTCTACAAATGGGGCAATGTGTCCGACCTGACGGTGGCGGTGCCGATGTGGTCGGTGATGCTGTTCTGCTTCGTGCTGATGGAAGTGCTGCTCGGCCGCCTCGCCCGCCCCGACCAGGTCGCCTGGACCGCCCTGCCCTTCGTGCTGTGCCTGATCCTGTTCGCCCTGATGCTGTGCGGCCTGGCCTACAGCCTTTTCCCCTACCTGATCCTGGACAACCTGACGCTCTGGGACGGCGCGGCGGATGTGTCCTCACTGCGGCTCGTGCTGGCGGCAACGGTGGTCGCTGTGCCAGTGATGCTGGTGTTCAGCCTGCTGGGGTATCGGACGCTGTTCGGCCAGGAAAAGGCGCCTACCGGGGTGGTGCTGCCTGGGGGGAAGAGTCAGTTGCCGGGGGTGGTGGCTGCTGAAGGTGAGCAGCGTACTGCGGGGTAG
- the minC gene encoding septum site-determining protein MinC — MADTSSSPAAPKLALDFKSANLYAVRVVLHSDDTDALVAALAQRMADAGSFFQNEPVVLDASRLETEIDWPRLLEALREHDLPAIGVVAEGANLAAARAAGLTPVELAAPAARPQASAAAADSAPATALSTEAAAVVATPAPAQVAPADSPAPAAAPAPAVQPQAAPAAMVVTRPLRSGQRVYARHTDLIVVGMVSQGAEVIADGNIHIYGPLRGKAMAGARGDASARIFTTQLDAELLAIAGVYRVVEDRLPATLHNRPVAISLDGESLNITPLSA; from the coding sequence TTGGCTGATACCTCTTCCTCCCCCGCCGCGCCCAAACTGGCGTTGGACTTCAAAAGCGCCAATCTCTATGCCGTGCGGGTCGTGCTGCACAGCGACGACACCGATGCCCTGGTGGCCGCGCTGGCCCAGCGCATGGCGGATGCCGGCAGTTTCTTCCAGAACGAGCCCGTCGTGCTGGACGCCAGCCGGCTGGAGACTGAAATCGACTGGCCGCGCCTGCTGGAGGCCTTGCGAGAGCATGACCTCCCGGCAATCGGCGTCGTTGCTGAAGGCGCGAACCTGGCCGCCGCACGTGCCGCGGGCCTGACGCCTGTCGAATTGGCGGCGCCAGCCGCCCGTCCCCAGGCGTCTGCCGCTGCCGCCGACAGCGCGCCGGCGACGGCGCTGTCGACCGAGGCCGCCGCCGTCGTTGCCACGCCTGCGCCAGCCCAGGTCGCGCCCGCGGACTCGCCCGCGCCTGCTGCCGCCCCGGCTCCCGCCGTACAGCCGCAAGCCGCGCCCGCCGCCATGGTGGTCACCCGCCCCTTGCGCTCAGGCCAACGCGTCTATGCCCGCCACACCGACCTGATCGTGGTCGGCATGGTCAGCCAGGGCGCCGAGGTCATTGCGGATGGCAACATCCACATCTATGGTCCCTTGCGCGGCAAGGCCATGGCCGGCGCGCGGGGCGATGCCTCGGCGCGCATCTTCACCACGCAGCTCGACGCCGAACTGCTGGCCATCGCGGGCGTGTACCGCGTCGTGGAAGACCGCCTGCCCGCCACGCTGCACAACCGGCCGGTGGCCATCAGCCTGGATGGCGAATCCTTGAACATCACGCCGCTCTCGGCCTGA
- the minD gene encoding septum site-determining protein MinD gives MTRIVVVTSGKGGVGKTTSSASFSSGLAMRGHKTAVIDFDVGLRNLDLIMGCERRVVYDFVNVIQGEATLKQALIKDKQLDNLFILPASQTRDKDALTQEGVGKVLEDLKEMGFEYIVCDSPAGIETGALLAAYYADDALVVTNPEVSSVRDSDRILGILAAKSRRAIEGDEPVKEFLLLTRYNPKRVADGEMLSRQDIEDILRIKLIGVVPESEDVLHASNQGLPAIHLKETDVSQAYQDVVARYLGEDKALRFTEYEKPGLLKRLFGGK, from the coding sequence ATGACACGTATTGTGGTGGTGACTTCCGGCAAGGGCGGCGTGGGCAAGACCACGAGCAGCGCGAGCTTCTCTTCAGGCCTGGCCATGCGCGGTCACAAGACTGCGGTCATCGACTTCGACGTCGGCCTGCGCAATCTCGATCTCATCATGGGCTGCGAGCGCAGGGTCGTGTATGACTTCGTCAACGTGATCCAGGGCGAGGCCACGCTCAAGCAGGCGCTCATCAAGGACAAGCAGCTGGACAATCTGTTCATCCTGCCCGCGTCCCAGACGCGCGACAAGGACGCGCTGACGCAGGAAGGCGTCGGCAAGGTGCTGGAAGACCTGAAGGAAATGGGCTTCGAGTACATCGTCTGCGACTCGCCCGCCGGCATCGAGACGGGCGCCCTGCTGGCCGCCTATTACGCCGACGACGCGCTCGTGGTCACCAACCCGGAAGTCTCGTCGGTGCGTGACTCCGACCGCATCCTGGGCATCCTGGCCGCCAAGTCGCGCCGCGCCATCGAGGGCGACGAGCCGGTGAAGGAGTTCCTGCTGCTCACCCGCTACAACCCCAAGCGCGTGGCCGACGGCGAAATGCTGTCGCGCCAGGACATCGAAGACATCCTGCGCATCAAGCTGATCGGTGTCGTGCCGGAGTCGGAAGACGTGTTGCACGCCTCGAACCAGGGCCTGCCCGCCATCCACCTGAAGGAGACGGACGTGTCGCAGGCCTACCAGGACGTGGTTGCCCGCTACCTGGGCGAGGACAAGGCCCTGCGCTTCACCGAATACGAAAAACCCGGCCTCCTCAAGCGCCTGTTTGGAGGAAAGTAA
- the minE gene encoding cell division topological specificity factor MinE — MSLLSFLLGQKKPSANVAKERLQIILAHERNGRDAPNYLPQLQQELIAVISKYIKINPEDIKVNVERQDSLDILEVKIEMPQPE, encoded by the coding sequence ATGTCTCTCCTGTCTTTCCTGCTCGGACAAAAGAAGCCCTCGGCCAACGTGGCCAAGGAACGCCTGCAGATCATCCTGGCGCACGAGCGCAACGGCCGGGACGCGCCCAACTACCTGCCACAGTTGCAGCAGGAACTGATCGCGGTGATCTCCAAGTACATCAAGATCAATCCCGAAGACATCAAGGTCAATGTAGAGCGTCAAGATTCGCTCGACATCCTCGAGGTCAAGATCGAGATGCCGCAACCTGAATGA
- a CDS encoding glycine zipper 2TM domain-containing protein, which yields MNIRTASKAVAIAVLAVAASGCSSWDSMSSRQKSTVTGAGLGGVAGAVITGGGVLGTVGGAAIGGVIGDQVGKNR from the coding sequence ATGAACATTCGTACTGCATCCAAGGCCGTTGCCATTGCCGTGCTTGCCGTGGCGGCGAGCGGTTGCTCCAGCTGGGACAGCATGAGCTCGCGCCAGAAGTCCACCGTGACCGGTGCGGGCCTGGGGGGCGTGGCCGGTGCGGTCATCACGGGCGGCGGCGTGCTGGGCACCGTCGGTGGCGCCGCCATCGGTGGCGTGATCGGCGACCAGGTCGGCAAGAACCGCTGA